ggttttcatcgattgtagctCATATGACTAGGTTTGACctaaaagggtgctccgtttcagtggacggaggagtgtgaggcgagctttcagaagatcaagacagctttgactacaaccccaattttgatactgcttacaggttcggggtcttatacggtctattgtgatgcctcaagggttggcctcagagcggtgttgatgtaggacggtagggtgattgcctacgcgtccagacatttgaagtacatgagaagaattatccggtccacGACCTTGCATTAGCTACCATTGTTCCTGCCCTGAAGacctggcatcattatttgtatggtgttccaTGTGAGATTTATTctgaccatcagagcttgcagcacctgttcatgCAAAAGGATataaatttgtgccagaggatgtggttagagttgctgaaggactatgatatcactattttatatcacctgggcaaggccaatgtggtggccgatgccttgagtcactgggcagagagtttggggagtttggcttatttactagcatcggagagacctatggcgatggatgttcatgccttagccagccagtttgtgagacctttcggagcccagtcgggttctagcttgcgtggtttctcgatcttccttatttgatcgtatcagggagagtCAGTAcgatgaccctcatttgtttgtcctcaaggacaaggttcaacacggtgatgctagagatgtgattATTAGTGATGACGGtgtattaaggatgcagggttggatttgtgtacccaatgttgataggcttcgggagttgattctggaagaggcccatagctcgcggtattccattcatccaggtgatgcgaaaatgtatcaggatttgagacatcactactggtggaggtggataaagaaagatatagatggatttgtagctcggtgcctcaactatcagcaggtaaagtatgagcaccagaggccggttgggttgcttcagcagattgagattccggagtggaagtgggagtggatcaccatggactttgtagttgggctcccacgaactttgagaaaattcgacactatttgggtgattgtggatatgctgaccaagtccgcgcacttcattcttgtgtgtactacctattctttagagtgcctagcggagatttatatccgggagattgttcgtctgcatggtattccaatttctatcatttcagatagaggtactcagttcacatcatggcTTTGGAGGGTCATTCAGCATGAGTTgagtactcgggtggagttgagtacaacatttcaccctcagacgaacggacagtccgagtgcactattcagattcttgaggatatgctctgtgcatgtgtgattgagttcgtagggtcttgggatcagttcttgccattggcggagtttgcttacaacaacaactatcagtccaacattcacatggcaccgtatgagaccttatatggtaggcagtgtaggtccccggtgggttggtttgagccgggtgaggccagattaatGGGcgcagacttggtacaggatgctttggagaaggttaagattattcaggatagactttgcacagcccagtctagacagaagagctatgcacactggaaggttcatgatgtttcctatatggttggagagcgggttctgcttcgggttttgcctatgaagggcgttatgagatttgggaagaaaggaaagttgagtccgaggtttattggcccttttgagatattgcggtatgttggggaggttgcttatgagcttgatttacctcccagcttggcaagagttcattcggtatttcatgtttcgatgctccggaggtatcacggtgatccgtcgcacgtgttagatttaagttcagtccagttggacaaggatctatcctatgttgaggagtcgGTGGAAATATTGGCTAGGCAGGTtaaaaagctgaggtcaaagaacattgcatcagttaAGGTTGAGTGGCGGGGTTAGCCGGttgaggaggcaacctgggataccaagtaggatatgcgcagccgttacgctcatcttttcactacttcaggtatgtctctatgcatgttcgaggacgaacaaatgtttaattgtaggaggatatgacgacccggccggtcgtcttaagaattaacgccccgatccccctATTAACTGccttccccgtgtttatttctgctattttgatttgtcgggatgttcagttttgagtttcagagacttttgggacacttaatccctaaatgagagcttaagtgttggaaatttgaccgtagtcggaacagtgtgaagacgggcTCAGAATGAAAATCTGATTGTtacgttagcttcgttgggtgattttggggtgaGGAtcgtgttcgaattgtgttttggtggtccgtagctaattaggcttgaaatgccaaaagtcaaaattttaaagtttccggttcgatagtgagattttgatccgagggtcggaatgtaATTCCGGAAGTTAgtgtagctccgtagtgttgaatgtgacgtgtgtgcaaaatttcaggtcattcggatgacgtgtgatagactttttgatcgaaagtgtatttttagtgttttggattttttaggcttgaatccgtggttgattcgtcgtttctatgttgttttaggtgttttaaggattggtataagtttggacagtggtattagacttgttggtgcctatggttgaggtctcgggggcctcgggatgatttcggatggttgatggaaggattttggagtttggagttgcaacttcagctggttttctgtcataacagcacctgcgagtgtgggaccgtAGGTGCAGAGCCGCAAAAGCGGCATTTGGCATCGCAGTTGCGGAAATGGGGAGGTTCAGTAGGAGCCATAGAAGCGGTAGAATTTCCACAGGAGCGGTACCACATATGGGGATGGGGAGTCGCAGATGTGGAATCAGGCTGAGTTAGTgattgtcgcagatgcgaccattgGTCCGCAAAAAGGGATCGCAGATGTGGTCCCAGGgctgcaaatgcggaaatcgctgggcagaaacatataaatacttgccttcacTAAATTTAGCTATTTTTACCATATTTCAGAAGGGAAGAATCTTGggaagcacttttcaagagggattttcagagaagttcattggggtaaggtctttgttccctaaactcattattggaatgatttttatcaatttaagcatgaaaaataaaggaaaaatcaGCGGTAATTtgtgggttagggcttgactaagtaGAGgcatttgagtgatgatttgagggaccaattgaggtctgattttggtactttttgtATGACTGAATGCGTGATAGTGTGAGGATTcttgaaatgtaaattttaccggATTCCAAGACGTGGTCCCGAggagcattttggtcattttacctaatttcgcgtattagcttagaatttaattgtagaatcagttacttgaagtgttgtttacattatgaaattgaattgaatagatttgggccatttggagtcgagtactcatggcaagagcgtggttttagtttgattgagctggttcgaggtaagtggcttacctaaccttgtatgagggaccttccccttaggatttggtattattgttaattgaaatgccttgtacgtgaggtgttgagtgtgtacttgtgctaattgttgaaaattcgttttttcattaagtaatcgagtgtgtttcttttcctgtttttattacttgcactattaagcctgttgttagcttaggaaagcatgtctaagtgatttaattgctttaattgctcaaactgccttacctgaattctgtgcagcatgcttggCTAGAACTACTTGTTTGCCTTAgtatgaaatttgacatttctgaatattttcctgttgctgctgtgtatttacattgggaaaCGTAGTTTCTAGACCAAAGTTGAACACGTAGATGTAGAAGGATCGTATAAAGCAGGAAGCACATATTTCCTTCCATTTGTACCATGTGCATTGTAGCGTGCACCTGTAGTTTTATCCACCAACAAATCTCCAGCATAGCCAGGGTAAGCACCCTTAGCATATACACCAGGACAAGCAGAAGCAGCCTCCAATGGTGCATCTGCCTCTCCTTGATAGTATCCATTTCCAAATGGGTTCGTCGCGGTCCCAGCCAATAAGCTAGACCAGTTAATTACCATACCATCAACACCCACATCGTTATTTGGTGCAACCAGGGGTGGGCTTTGTGGTTCGTAAATGGGCTGGTGGAATGGCCAAGCGCAGTAGCCAGTGTATTGAGTCTCTGAATTACCAACCTAAATATAAGCAAATTTGTATGTCTTGCCCCTAATAATGGCACCTTTAGAAGACCCATGAGTTCCACAACGATTGACACAGAACCCGTCGACTGCAACATCAGAGGCAGTCAAAACAGTGTTAATGGCGTATGCTAAGGGTGTacatgttttagactattctggtgCAAACTACAGGTGTACATGCTAAGGGTGTTGCACATGGTATATGTATTAGCTTTTGAGAGTTAAATactgtgtatgccgagcggcacttttaaacgttgttttattactctatttctgttttgAATTGTTTTCTTCTGCGAATTTGTTTATCTTCCAccttttaggcttacctagtcgtagagactaggtgccgtcacgatgatTCACCGAGGGCAAACCGGGATCGTACATGAGCAatacaaacagagtcacattaatcatagtataagactcacgagcatgcttgataCCAACACTTTTCAATGTTTAAATatcaatattacttccacaagccttgctcaacaatagaaatcatcacataaagcATGAACAGTACAaatggagtcacattaatcatagtataagactcacgggcatgtttaagatcaacgtatagatactcgtcaccatgcctatacgtcgtactcaacaactaacacATAGCTAacaggacacaactcctaatccctcaagctaaggttagaccaaacacttacctcgaagccacaaacacaattcaagcctcaactaccgctttacctcttgattctaccaccaattcgcttgtatctagccacaagttacttaagtatatcaataaatgctaaatgaatcaattctaatgcattaaaataggttttctaaattttttccccaaaagtcaaaaagcGACCCCTGGCCCACattgtcaaaacccgaggttcgaaccaaaacccgattacccattcaccacgaacccaaatatataatttattttgaaatcagacctcaaatcaaggtccgaatccccaaaatttgaaaaaacctaagttctacccaaaatactcaatttcccccatgaaatcCCTTAATTtagagttgaaatcatgtgaaaagatgttaaatattaatgaaaatgagttagaaatgctTTCGggatacacgcccggactgcgcacataaATTGATGTGAGGCAAAAAgggggttttaaggcctcggaacacataatgcatttctaaaacaagtgaggaccttttgggtcatcacaaaaaaaGACAAGAGAATGAAGCAAAGCCACAGTTGCACATCTCATCATCATATTCGCAAATGTCGAATATACATATAGGCTTATGGAAAAAAACAATTAGAGATGAAAAGGAGTATAATTGCATATGTGGAATCTATATACGCAAAGGTCACATTCACATACATGGAACCTACATTTGCAAGTCTAAGTCATGAAGTCAAGAATGGAAGCAAAAGAGTCATAGATGCATGCGTGGAATCCATATTTGCAAATGTCACATTCGCATACATGCAACCTACATTTGCAAGTCTAAGTCATGAAGTCAAGAATGGAAGGAAAAGAGTCATAGATGCATGCGTAGAATCTATATTTACAAAGGTCACATTCACACACATGAAACCTACATATGCAATACTAACTCATGAAGTCAAGAGTGAAGCACAAGTTCCATATTTGCATATATTGAATCTACCTACACAAAGGCCATTTTGCATACATGGAAGCTACATTTGCAAGATTAACTCATGAAGTCAAAAGTGAAGCACAAGTGCCATAGTTGCATATAGAGAATATACGTACATAAAGGTCACTTCGCATACATGGATTTTACATTCGCGAAAGTGGAACACGACAAAAGCTACTCATCTTTTCCTATAAATAGCAAGCTCTGTTTGTATAAGGATATTCAATCTTAGTAAGAGAATAACTAGTCTTGGTCTTCTTTCTTTGTAGTAAAAATATTTCCTTAGCCTTTTAAATATTTCTAGTCTTCTAAATAtcttttttagcttttcttaatccacaatggagtaatctcttTTCGTTGGGATAGTTGATAAAGCTTGATATATTTTATAATACTATCTCAGTTTTTATATTCTTAGATTGAAACTTCTTTTACATTTCATATTGTGCTGAAATGATGGTTTCTAATTACTCTATCATCACATCTACATATTTTATCTCTAAGTTATTcatatattaattttgtaattctcgcagagcaaaattaatatataataatgGATGAATAAAATAGTAGTGTGAAAGTAATTTTTCTGTAAACTATTATTTCAAATCAGTAATCTTGCTTGCCTCAGTTTTAATTCTCACAGAGGAATTGTTATAGGCAAGATTATTGATCcttagtaaaaatattctcacgaagtttttacttttttttagcaCAATTCAAGCAAGAAAAATATTTCGGTTTAAATATCACTAGTGTTAAATTGATTAATTAACATAATTCTCACTAAGTGTTATTAATTAGTTATTTCTTAGTgagcaaaatataattgtattagaaataagcaattattctttagaaaaataaatgtaaaaattgagattttattatagtaatattattaagtgaattcaatgattcccaagtcctttttaaattataaatcttccaaaaatattttgttttgtcTAAGTAATTAACATGGTTTAAAACTCACTCACttttcatcaatttgattctctcaaatagtagttaAAATATTACAAGTCTGTAGCATAGATTATCCATTAACATTGTTTTGACTGCCTCTGATGTTGCAGTCGACGGGTTCTGCGTCAATCGTTGTGGAACTTATGAGTCTTCTAAAGGTGCCATTATCAGGGGCAAGACATACAAATTTTCTTATATTTGGGTTGGTAACTCAGAGACTCAATGCGCTGGCTACTGCGCTTGGCCATTCCACCAGCCCATTTACGGACCAAAAATCCCACCCCTGGTTGCACCGAATAACGATGTGGGTGTTGATGGTATGGTAATTAACTTGGCTAGTTTATTGGATGCGACCGCGACGAACCCATTTGGAAATGGATACTATCAAGGAGAGGCAGATGCACCATTGGAGGCTACTTCTGCTTGTCCTGGTGTAAATGCTAAGGGTGCTTACCCTGGCTATGCTGGAGATTTGTTGGTGGATAAAACTACAGGTGCAAGCTACAATGCACATGGTACAAATGGAAGGAAATACGTGCTTCCTTCTTCATACAATCCTTCTACATCTACATGTTCAACTTTGGTCTAGAAACTACAGGTGTATATGCTAAGGGTGTTGCACATGGTATTTGTATTAGCTTTTGAGAGTTAAATactgtgtatgccgagcggcacttttaaacgttgttttattactctatttctgttttgaattgttttcttccacaaatttttttatcttccaccttttaggcttacctagtcgtagagactaggtgccgtcacgatgatTCACCGAGGGCAAACCGGGATCGTGACAACATGAgcaatacaaacggagtcacattaatcatagtataagactcatgaGCATGCTTGAGAACAACACTCTTCAATGTTTAAATatcaatattacttccacaagccttgctcaacaatagaaatcatctcataaagcatgaacaatacaaacggagtcatattaatcatagtataagactcacggacatgtCTAAgatcaacgtatagatactcgtcaccatacctatacgtcgtactcaacaactaacacATAGCTAacaggacacaactcctaatctctcaagctaaggttagaccaaacacttacctcgaagccacaaacacaattcaagcctcaactaccgctttaactcttgattctaccaccaattcgcttgtatctagccacaagttacttaactatatcaataaatgctaaatgaatcaattctaatgcattaaaataggttttctaaattTTTTCCCCTAAAgtaaaaaatcgaccccgggcccacattgtcaaaacccgaggttcgaaccaaaacccggttacccattcacccacgaaccaaaatatataacttgttttgaaatcagacctcaaatcgaggtctgaATCCCTAAAATTTGAAAACCTAAGTTCTACACAAAatactcaatttcccccatgaaatcCCTTGATTtagagttgaaatcatgtgaaaagatgttaaagattaatgaaaatgagttagaaatgacatacaatcgatttggaagagtacttgtctttgaaaaattgcccaaaggtgtttaggttttgaaaagggttgaaaaatggttgaaaatacgtctaagttatgatttagcacCCTTAAGGAACCTtc
This genomic stretch from Nicotiana sylvestris chromosome 9, ASM39365v2, whole genome shotgun sequence harbors:
- the LOC104212049 gene encoding protein PHOSPHATE-INDUCED 1-like; protein product: MQEVVKKEIVKLLAADNIIRRCVPEEEMNKILYHCQDGAIGCHYAANRIAFKVLEAGFFWVTIFKDARAYVTQCERCQRTGNITKRDEMSLRSIQIQVGLIPLAAAISQGGGGAQTPAARTLKQRVHVEKVPEIIPICSSESMFLIASRTHGTLSINIVLTASDVAVDGFCVNRCGTYESSKGAIIRGKTYKFSYIWVGNSETQCAGYCAWPFHQPIYGPKIPPLVAPNNDVGVDGMVINLASLLDATATNPFGNGYYQGEADAPLEATSACPGVNAKGAYPGYAGDLLVDKTTGASYNAHGTNGRKYVLPSSYNPSTSTCSTLV